taactcaaAGTTACTTAGTTCCTTTAGTATCCATGCGCCTACAACAAATTTGACCTAAGCacatgaatcctaagatagagtccactaccTTAAGTCGCTTCACTTGCTGTGAAGTCTTCAGCAACTCATCTCATTTGGATCGTAATCTGAAATAATAAAGACTAATCGGTTTCCGTAACCTCTCTATAAATTTCCAAGACCAACCAAGTTAATCAGAGATAAATTAAGTactaaggtttttggtttaatcaatataaactcctttgttcgGGTAGATCAATTTAGATCAAGATTATTGAAATAATTAATCTTAGTTTACACACTGTCAAAGTATATCTCAAaggaaaacataaaaatatattgACGATCTGTACAAAAAGTTTTAAAGTATATTCGAGATAAATATCTTGTTAGATCCTAGTTAATCAAGTATGGAGGAAGTTATCACAAATATCGGAATACCAAAATAAAATCTTCTAGTAttcaatcttcagtcttcaaagtacctgcacaaacaacttgattccaccAATGATCGATCACAAACAGAATGGATCATGTTATTAATGGATGATCAAAAGTCTTATCTTCAGATCTGGAATCAAGTCAGAGTGACCTTATATATGAAGAGAAGGATCcctgaataaacaaactagatatATCAAGGTTTAGCTTTATCATTAGtcgatcaaatcaataatcgaaaattaattaaCAATATGATTCTTAATTTTCTACCAACAGTACTATTAGAACTTCTTCGATCCCACAGAAGACTTTAAACGAAGCATAATAAGATAATTCAATTAATTAGGATACTCTCCTCTAGAATTAGTATTACAAGAATATTAAAGTTGGCTTCCCGCACCAACAATTAAGTATCATATTCAAAGGATGAGTTTGTAAAATTACAAGCTCTACTATTTATAATGACCAAGGCATGTTTGGATTATAAGGAATTACCAAATCCTAAAGAAATGCAATAAATGTATATTTTCAGTTTTGTTCTCTTCCAACTATAATCCAACATATGTACCATAATCTGTATTGGTTAACAACCAATATCATCTAGcatataacatatctaaagacTTGAAGGCCTAGAaaaataaagctcccacgttgaTCTCGCTTCCTATTTGCCGAAATGGGCCttgtttgagttttgtgaaacgagcgttttggtgaggacacttggaaaCATATGATTCGTTTAAAACTTACAAACTCAAAAGGAAAACTTAACTTACCGTGGATGGAATTTTATGGAGGCCTAAATTCAATTCGGAAGTCGAGTATCTATCATATGAGGACTCTTTTTTTTCCAAATTGATACATAAAGGGAAAAAAATAAAACCACACATATTTCACACATATTTTCTGTGAAAATaagaggaaaaaataaataaaatctacacatatttcttatattttctcCACCACTTTATTGTATttgccgagccacaccaaatcaagaaTGCATCGGCACAGGACGCGGCGAAGCCTCGCGCACACCACATCAAGAATACATCGTCACGGGGAGGGGCAAAGCCCCTCGCACACCatgttaaaaggaaaaaaaatcaggtGCATAACACATGCACAAATCTAATGCTTGAACCTTAGATTTTAGCCAGGGTTGTCGacccttggctccgcccctggcCACTCTTCCATGTTCATCTATGTTCTCATTTTTGTTTAATAGTATTCATATAATATAACTATTGTTGTCAATCGATAAACTATTCCCCACTACCAtctccgccgccgccgccaccaccaccaccggccGATTATGATAAATGCAATGTGATTGTTTTTTACTACTCACCTATATTCTAATTAAAACAAATTTTTTGTGTCAATGATCaatttttttggttgaaaaattagaaaaatacaTCCTTCATTCCCTTCCCCCACTCTTTTCCCCCACATATGTGTCAATCATGTATGAGTTAAATCTAATAATAATGGGACCCCCTGTTAATCTCAATCTAGGGATCAAGGGCTAAGAATGATGACATTTAACGGGGAAAGGAAATGGGGGAAGTGTAGCAGCTTTGTGAAAAATTATTGTATGAAAAGCATACCTTGTCTTTCCCTGGACtaatagaaaagaaaagaaaaaaaaacaaaaatatcaaaataagaaGTTGACGTTGTTCGCAGTTCGAACTGCTTTGGATTTGGTATCCTTCTAATCTATTTAGGTCTAGAGGGAACCAATTGCCACCTAAgtcgttgtagtatagtggtaagtattcccgcctgtcacgcgggtgacccgggttcgatccccggcagcggcgtttcgttttttcttttttaaagcaTTTGTTTCTTAATTTTCCAATACCGACTCTTTTTTTCATTCTTTACACATATACCAGTCGGACTCGGCAACTTCCCCAAAACACACCACCACCGGTCAACGCTTTGCTAATAGAACCAGGTAAAACTTCTCTCAGTTCCGATATCTACTTTCCATCTCGTTTGAACCTTTTGTGAGATTGTGCTTTTAATTTATTCATCTGGTTGATCTCTTGTGCTGCTCTTTTTAGCTTAAGCTAAATTAGCAGGTCTGTGGACTGTGATTGAAATGAATGAAATTTGAAAATGAAATTCATTACATGAGTTGGCGTCATACTTGATCCTAGTAGATTCTTTTCCGAATTAATTTCAATTTAAAATAAGTTCATAGTTCTGACGGAAATAATTTTTCATTTACTTGCTGTACTCGTGTTTCGGTAAGCAAAAAGATAGAAATTGTAACTATGGAAGGAAATGGGACTGACCCTCAATCTGTTGAGATAGATAGAAACCCTGGGGTTTCTGATCAATTGAAAAACCTACAAATCAACAACAAACAGCAAGATGATGATCATGTCTCGGTATGGATGTatgttttaatttatttatttttatgtaaactggggttcttcttcttcatgactGTTCCTTATTGTATTGGGAAATTTTGATTTTACTTGCAACCAATACCATGCAGCAACTCTTTTAAgttatgtagtaactagtaagcACGATATACACGGTGAAGTGATGAAGAGCGTCAAAGTTATTAAACCACTTAGTTGAGAAAGAATTTCGGACACTTGCCGACTTATGTGACTTTAGAATGTAACTAAAGAGACGCTAGAGAGAATTCTGATAAAATTCTTTCGTGTTTActtgctttcttttcttttgattgtTTTCTTGTGCCTGCGAGTGAACATTTCTCCTCTTTCGTTAGATTAGTGTATGACAAGGTTCACCAGGGTGGGTTCTGCTGCTTCTGCACATCTGGTGCATTCTGTTGCCTCAAATCAATAATGACTTCAACTTGCCTACCATTTTATGCATATGTATGATCCTTGTTAGAAATTGTCTTATAAAGCGGACCTAAATTCTAGAAAAGTTTTTTGGGTTTATTTTCTTCTGAAGAAAGTACATTGCAGTCTCAAGATAGCTATGACACGGCAATCTCGCTTTCACCTCCTGAAAAGAAAGATGATGATGGAGACCAAGGGGATGTGTTAGTAGTAAATGAATCACAAGGTTAGTTTCATAGAATGACTTCATTTTGAAGTTAAGTCGGATCTTTCTTATCCTTTTTGTTTTGGAGAAGTAGTTTATGTAGACATTGCCTAAGAacttcgagcaatattttggttCTGTACACACACAGATGCTCTCCATAATATATAGCTCTCCTGGAAATCCTCTGAGGTTACACATATAGTAGTTTGTATACTGTTACTAATTTTCTCAGGTTGTATTCTTTTGGTGTACTTATCAGTTATACCCTTCAACTTTTTTTTGCAGAAACTgccaagaagaaaaaaaggaaaaacaaaagcaAGTAAGCACTTTCTAATTTGATTATATGCATTCAAATTTCTCTCTAAATGCGCAACTGGCTACTAAACTTCCGATTATttacagaaaaaagaaagaacCCCTTCAGCAGACTGATCCGCCATCCATCCCTTGTACTAGAACTTTTCCCATCTGGGGATTTCCCTGAAGGCGAaattcaagattacaaagacgaGTAAGTAGTTTCTCTCCCCTAAGAGTATGCAATTTATTGTTTACTTTGTTCAGGACATATAGTTGATTGTGCATTCACAGTGGCATTCAATCCGATGTTTGACCACTTCTGAAGGCCACGCAGAATGCAACAAATACTGGAGTGAAGGTAGTTTGTATTCCCTGCACTGGAACTTGTTTTCTCAGTATGTCCTTATTTAACCAGGACCTCCAGTTTTCACTCAATTTTTGTCAGTTTAACATATTATGTCACTCATATTTTATCATTGCCACGCTGCAAAAGATGCTGGTAAGTTCTACAGAAAACAATCAGGAATGCTTGTTGTAACTTGAATATGTGGATGTGGGTAGGTTAGCTTTGGCCAAGGGCGGATGTCCTTTGCAGAATGCATGTCTACCGCTTATAAAAATGTTTTATTTTGAAACGTTTTAAATTAGCAAGCATTTCTCTTACTCTTACTCCTTGATGATCTCTTGCTTAGGAAGCTGGGATAGATGTACGGCTTTGTGATGTTGGTGCTGCAATCCAAGAGGTCATGGAATCATATGAAGTGGAGATTAATGGAAAGATATTCCCTCGTAAGATTTGAATATCAAAATTCAGGTTATTACCAGTTCTTTGTACAGTAGCAACGtcaaatttttttcattttgtgttgCTTTATTTCTGTTGGAGTATTATGCGTCATCTTTTTGTTTATCCTTCTGTATATTTTCTTTGCATAGTGAAAAGCATCCGAAACTTGAATGGACATAGTATTGGAAGATATCTGATTCATGGTGGTCCTAGTGGTAAATCTGTCCCAATTGTAAAAGGAGGGGAACAAACAAAAATGGAGGAGGGCGAATTCTTAGCAATTGAAACTTTTGGATCGACAGGTAACCTCCATTCTCTAGGACCATGGCATTAAAATGTTCAGTTGTTTATATTTGTTATGACTAAAGCAATTTGTCGCCTAAAATCGCAGGGAAAGGGTATATGTTAGAGGAGATTTGGAGTGCAGTCACTATATGAAAAATTCTGATGCGGGGCACACACCACTAAGGCTACCTAGAGCGAAGCAACTGCTAGCAactatcaacaagaatttctcaacattgCCCTTCTGCAGACGTTACTTGGACTGACTTGGGGAGTCTAATTACTTAATGGCATTAAAGAACCTATGGGACAATGGCATTGTTCAGGTATATAACTTGCTTTCCATCGTTAACTCTGACAACTTCATGTTTTGGGAAGGTTCTATTGGTTCCCGTCCTGTCATTAACATTACCAGTGCATCAATTcattgtttgttttttcctcttttttcccCCTTGGCCCTGTCCCCCTCTGTGCGACATCAAGGGAAGCTACGTATCTCAGTTTGAGCATACCATCTTACTACGCCCAACTTGCAAAGAAGTGATATCTATAAGAGCGTGTTTGTTTGAGGCCCATGTCTTTGTTCTGGACTTGTAATAACCGTAGTAAACCAATTAACTTCATACAGTAGGTGTAGAAATCTCAGTGGAAGAAGCTATGTATATCTGAATGGTCCTAATGAAGTTGTTCTGTTATTTGCAAGTTTTTGTCAATATATTAATGTTGGAATCACAATGCTCGTATAATGAGTTTGTTGTATCTAGACTTGTACTGTGTTTGTGATGTTACTGTAATCTGCAATTTGAAAACTGAATGGAGGCTAAGCATTAAATTACatgttcagaaaaaaaaaatcgaagtAAAACAATTCTGAAAGATGTGCTGGTTAACGAATTAGGAGGTCTTTAAcaggaatcaaattgaaagaaactaaaGAATGAAAGAGTTCATTCAAACAATCAAGGCGAAACTACAAAAGTTTGGAAATAAAGTTTGAGCTGAAACAATTAGTACCATGCCACTGGGGGCACAAGCAAACACAAAGCTACAGAAGGCATTTAATGCCAGTTGATCAATTTGAAATGGCGAAGAAGATTTGTTTTTGTCTCCCACAGCAGCACATGTAACACACTCTCATGGTATCTCCATCTCTGTCAAAACTCACATTTTCATCGTGCACAACCTCCTGCACTACTCCTGCATTTTGTTCAGACGGCACAGTTCCGTAAACTCCCTGCAACCAACAACAACACATTCAGCGACAGTTAATCAAAGCTCAACACAACTTCTTAAATCAAAATGTTCCACACATAAACACAAACCGAACCTGACTGTTGATATCGATATTTGGTTTCTCATTTACGGCGATTTCCGGAGCTCCATTGTTTTGTTCTTTGAGTTGTTGACTGATGTTGTCCATCATCCACTTATGCTGCATCTGTTTCAAGGCATTTCTCACACTCATCCACCTCTTCTTCTGCCATTAATGAAACAATTGAATTTCAACACCCAAATTCAAAACTAATAAACATAAGCAACAATCAACTAGTAATAAACTTACAGCCGCAGCGCTGGGAGGAGTACTAGAACCACCTCCATTGCTCTTTGCTCCTGACGATGGTGATAATAACAGTGGAAAACCTTTTCTTTTAGACCCACCACCACATTCAATACAAAGAGTACAGCTAGGACTACTTAATGGTGTTGATGAAGCAGACGAGATTAACCCTTGCCTAGATTTTGTGGGGGTTGAAAAAGGGCTAGGCTTTCTTGGCGGTGGCGGTGAAACAAGAGGAGGGGATAaaagtggtggtgatggagatggtggaacAAAGGAATGAGATAATGGTGATGGTGGTGAAACAGAAGAAGGGCATCCTAATGATGGTGGAACAAAGGAATGAGATGATGGTGAGACGGGGGAATTTGAGATTGATTGTAATGGTGAATCTTGTCTTTGtgacccaccaccaccaccaaattgACCACAAGCAAGGGAAAGAATGCAGTTAGGAGTACTTGATGGTGTTGAAAAAGCAGAAGAGACGAATTCTTGCCAAGATTTTGTAGGGGGGATTGATAAAGAATCAAGCTTTACTGGTCGCCGATCAGAAAAAGAATTAAGCTTTcttggaggtggtggtgatgggcgCCAccatattagtggtggtggtgaactaGAAGAAGGGGGTAAAAGGGTTAATGTTGGTGATGGTGAAACATGGGTAGAAGCAGAAGACATTGATCGTAATTGAGatgggttattagggtttgaaAATGAAGGTGAGATGATGTTATTGGTACTGTTTGGTTGAATCTTTGATGGAGGATTGTTAGGGctttttgatgaagaagaaggtgatgatgatgCTGCTGACGATGATGAGCGTCTTCTCTTCATAATACCACATTTAGAACACTGATTTGTAAAACTAGATAAAAGATTAATCACTGGATGATCTATTTGATTCTCAGTcatcttcttgatcttcttcttcttcttctttctctctggaTTTCTTGaagttttgtttctttctttctttctttctttctgtaTGTAAAGAAATTTTGTTGCTCTCTCTAGCCTTCTCACGCTTATTTATAATGCCAAAGTTCTAGTCTACTGTTTGTGCCATATGCACTCCCTGCAGATTTGTACCTCTACATAGTACACACACATGAGAACAAAATGTGAGATGGGTTTCAAAAAGGGAGCCGTAAATACAAAAGTGCTTGTGCTTGTGCTTGTGGCCTGTTGGATACAAAAGGAAGAAGTGTTTGTGCTTCTTCCGTAGCAGAAGTCAAAATCATAAGTTCAAAGTAAAAcgtttttgcttcacaaaaagtttaTTTTTTTGCTTCGAAAAGTCATTCTAAAATTGTGTACACAAGTTCTGACATTTTTGCTTCCAGAAGTCAAAAATCAACTTCTGGAGTGGTATCCAAACAGGTTATTATAACGCATTTGGGTATAAATCTGCTTCCGACTTCTGCTTTTCCAGAAATCGAAGTTTCTTTAGAAGGAAAACTATATGTTGattcacaaaaagttaacttttcaATTTTTAGAAGTCGTTTTTGAAATTTGACAGCCAAACTGATTTTTGACTTTTTAACATTTAGAAGTCCAAAAACTACTTCTCATGTGTTGTCCAAACATAATTTTATCATCTTGCTATTTGAACAGCTCCTTCACACTGCCCTAACAGCCAGCTGCTGATATGGCTATATAGGTGGTATAAAAATATAAcaaaaggttttgaatttttgaactaaatCGAAAAGCTTGTTTCCGGTaaaaaaaaattttctttttttatcatcTCTTTTCTTCATCAAAATTAAATCAAGGAAAAAGGTGTTCAATGGGAACAAGTACGAACACCAGTTTGAAGATTCCATGGTTAATCACAAATGTCTTCAATGTGCTTTCATGAATTGAATTTATTACGAAGATAGTAGTAAAAAGT
The nucleotide sequence above comes from Papaver somniferum cultivar HN1 chromosome 8, ASM357369v1, whole genome shotgun sequence. Encoded proteins:
- the LOC113301922 gene encoding formin-like protein 3, with protein sequence MTENQIDHPVINLLSSFTNQCSKCGIMKRRRSSSSAASSSPSSSSKSPNNPPSKIQPNSTNNIISPSFSNPNNPSQLRSMSSASTHVSPSPTLTLLPPSSSSPPPLIWWRPSPPPPRKLNSFSDRRPVKLDSLSIPPTKSWQEFVSSAFSTPSSTPNCILSLACGQFGGGGGSQRQDSPLQSISNSPVSPSSHSFVPPSLGCPSSVSPPSPLSHSFVPPSPSPPLLSPPLVSPPPPRKPSPFSTPTKSRQGLISSASSTPLSSPSCTLCIECGGGSKRKGFPLLLSPSSGAKSNGGGSSTPPSAAAKKRWMSVRNALKQMQHKWMMDNISQQLKEQNNGAPEIAVNEKPNIDINSQGVYGTVPSEQNAGVVQEVVHDENVSFDRDGDTMRVCYMCCCGRQKQIFFAISN